The proteins below are encoded in one region of Tepidimicrobium xylanilyticum:
- a CDS encoding HlyD family efflux transporter periplasmic adaptor subunit, translating to MTQEERKLKRMRKKRKKWFFIILITILILFRSVLSLFASTFKTTLPEQYEIEEKISTEAIILRRETLYKSEGEGKVEIYVKHGERIAAGTKIGKITFIDDTSTLKQQLEEVENKIQALTQTELDIERIKEDESQLNEDIDNIVDGMQEAIAAEDYEVAGNLKDKLFMYYDKKKHVVRDNTLINQSLENLKKKREEIQLQISNNSIDYFSKEAGIVSFKLDGYEEIYPIDQKYDYGYSDFGNILDKGRMVSNNDIVKANEPIFKIIDNFEWYMIIKVDNIKDIFEYKEGNIILLAGEEIKDELKGVIEKITKNGTKGLILVRFNRDFEYYVEKRHLHVDIIKNKQDVYRIPSKTIVEKDGIKWVYVKDISGIVKLVPVEIIKEDEEYVYISQGDKNNNINIKGKDKAVRTVRQFDEILLNIDNIKEGMIID from the coding sequence AAAACGTAAAAAATGGTTTTTCATTATTTTAATAACCATATTGATTTTATTTAGAAGTGTTCTTTCTTTATTTGCTTCAACATTTAAAACTACATTACCAGAACAATATGAGATAGAGGAAAAGATAAGTACAGAAGCTATAATATTGAGAAGGGAAACACTATATAAATCAGAAGGAGAGGGTAAAGTAGAAATTTATGTGAAACATGGTGAAAGGATTGCAGCAGGAACAAAAATAGGCAAAATAACATTTATTGATGATACCTCAACCTTAAAACAACAATTAGAGGAGGTAGAAAATAAAATTCAAGCATTAACCCAAACGGAGTTAGACATTGAACGAATAAAAGAGGATGAGAGTCAATTAAATGAGGATATTGATAACATTGTAGATGGAATGCAGGAAGCCATTGCAGCAGAAGACTATGAGGTAGCTGGAAATTTGAAGGACAAGCTATTTATGTATTACGACAAAAAGAAGCATGTAGTAAGGGATAATACTTTGATAAACCAGAGCTTGGAAAACCTTAAGAAGAAAAGGGAAGAAATTCAGTTGCAGATTTCAAATAACAGCATAGATTACTTTTCAAAGGAGGCAGGAATTGTATCCTTTAAGTTAGATGGTTACGAAGAAATCTATCCTATTGACCAAAAATACGATTATGGGTATTCAGATTTTGGTAATATATTAGATAAGGGAAGGATGGTATCAAATAACGATATAGTTAAGGCAAATGAGCCTATATTTAAAATAATTGATAATTTTGAGTGGTATATGATAATTAAGGTTGACAACATTAAAGATATTTTTGAATACAAAGAGGGAAATATAATTTTACTAGCTGGAGAGGAGATTAAAGACGAATTAAAGGGAGTAATAGAAAAGATAACTAAAAATGGTACTAAAGGCCTAATTTTAGTTAGGTTCAATAGAGATTTTGAATATTATGTTGAGAAAAGGCATTTACATGTGGATATAATTAAAAATAAGCAGGATGTCTATAGAATACCAAGTAAAACGATAGTGGAAAAGGATGGAATTAAATGGGTATATGTTAAGGATATTAGTGGAATAGTTAAATTAGTTCCAGTAGAAATAATTAAAGAGGATGAAGAATATGTCTACATCAGTCAAGGAGATAAAAATAACAATATTAACATTAAAGGAAAAGATAAAGCCGTAAGAACTGTGAGACAATTTGATGAAATCCTTTTAAATATTGACAACATAAAAGAAGGAATGATTATAGATTAA